ATAATTTATTACAGTGCGAAAAAATGTGTCATAACCAACGTTATTCAAATGATGCTGCAGTTTATCAAATGATTGAAAAACAAACTAACATGAAAGTTCCTTTAGATTTAATTCCGCGTTGTCCTAAGTGCAATTCTTTTCTTGAAGTTAATAAAAGACTTAAAGAAAAAGGTATGGTTGAAGACCAACAATTTTTTGATGAAAAAGCCCGTTATGAAGCATTTATTAAAAAATATAAAGATAAAAAAATCTTGTTTTGAGAAATTGGTGTTGGTTATTCAACGCCAATGTTAATCAAGCATCCATTCTGATTAATGACTGAACAAATCCCAAAAGCTCAATATTTAGCAATGAATAATAGAGTTTACCGCCTGCCACAACAAATCAGATCAAAAACAATAGTTGAAACTAATGATATTAAAGACTCAATAGCTTCATTATTGGAGGTTAAAAATGATATTAATAGAACCAATTAGAAATGGAAAATACGTCAAAGACGGCGCATATTGATTAGCAATTCAAGTATGAGCATTAAATCATTTACGTGTTGATGAAACAATAGTTTTTCCAACAGTTGCTGACCCTCATATTCAAATTGGATACTTCCAAAACCCTGAAGTTGAAATCAACTTCAATTATTTGAAG
The genomic region above belongs to Mycoplasmopsis bovigenitalium and contains:
- a CDS encoding SIR2 family NAD-dependent protein deacylase; translated protein: MNKEFNAKKLNNLISQADAIVLGIGSGMTAADGIGYTGKRFQENFSDFIKAFGFLDMLQASVYHFDDIQNYWAFHSRFMKLNYFDQQPSQSFINLKQYLADKNYFIITTNSDNALEAAEFDEQKIFYIQGKYNLLQCEKMCHNQRYSNDAAVYQMIEKQTNMKVPLDLIPRCPKCNSFLEVNKRLKEKGMVEDQQFFDEKARYEAFIKKYKDKKILFWEIGVGYSTPMLIKHPFWLMTEQIPKAQYLAMNNRVYRLPQQIRSKTIVETNDIKDSIASLLEVKNDINRTN